GAGTACGCCTCTTCCACCTTGAGCGCCGCCGCTGCGTGACCGGGATGCTTCGCCGGATTCCACTGCTTCATCGCGTCGAACACCTCGCCGCGGCGATGATATTCCAGCGTCCCTTTCACCTGATACGCCTTGCCGTCCTTCGTGATGAACAGCAATGACCCCTTGCCGCCGCGAAGGATGTTCCTCCGGGTCTTGTCGAAATAGTTGTCCGCCACCACCAACCGGTCCTCCCCGAACACGCCGACGCACGTGGCGTAAATAGCGTTGGGCACGCCGCCTTCATCCACCGTGGCCAACACCACCGGACCCTCGCGATCCTCCCACGCCTCACGCACCTCGCTTGGCAATGACGCCATCGGCAACTCCTTTCATTCCGTATCGCTTCCATCCGAAAGCAAAAACTGTCCTCGATATCGCCGAAAATCGGCCAGGGTCCCAACGTGGATTGCCGCCAGATTCTCCGGTAAGCCGTCCACCGGCCAGAACCGCACCTGCGACCCTTCAATCCCGTCCGCGACCGGCCGCCCCGTCCACTCGCGAACGACAAAGGCCACCGCAAACGCCTGCACCTGATCGCCGTTGGGATATGAAAACCGCTGCCTTCGGCCCGAGTACAAAGCCATCGGCTCCGCCCGCCGAACCCTCAGGCCCGTCTCCTCCAGCACCTCGCGATCAAGGGCCTCCAACGCGGTCTCATCCAACTCAACGCAGCCGCCCGGCAACCCCCAGCAATCCCCGTCCGTCCGCCTCTGCAAAAGCACCTCGTTCCGATCGTTGACGATGACCGCGCGAACCCCCGGCAGCAGCAGCCGCCGCACGCCCACCAACGCCCGAAGCTCCTGCGCGTACGTCGCCAACGCGTCAATCCTCCAACGCCAACACCGTGCCCACCGGACACGCCGAGCACCCGCCCGGAAACTCCCGCCACAACCACGCCGCCGCCTCAAAACCCGTGCAGTGACACGGCATCAACCGCCGAACGCCAAGCCGCCCAAGCTCCTCAACCGTCCGGGCCATCCGCCTCGCGCCCGCCGACAGCAGGTGCATCCCGCCCATCACCGTGTCGATCGGCCGATCGCCCGTCAACTCCCGGATATAGCGCAGCGTGTTGATCACCCCGGCATGTGCGCAGCCGAGAACCACCACCGTGCCCGACGCCGTCTCAATAAACGCCGACTGATCGTCCACCAGCAAATCGGGATCCGTACACGCCGAATCAGTGAAAAACGCCCCGCCGGTATCCTCGAAATCCGTCACTCTCGGCACCGGTCCGGTCAGACGAAGACCCTCCAACACTTCCGTCGGTCCTTCCGTCCAAACCAGTTCCGCACGTTCACGCAGGTCCGGATCCTCCCGCGACGGCATGCCGATGTCGCGGCCGCTGCCGTCCGGATTCCGCCCGTACTTGCCCGCGAACGCCACCGGATGGGCAAACACCCGCACGCGACCCGCCGCCTTCAGCACGCCAACCAAACCGCCCGTATGGTCGTAATGCCCATGACTCAGAACGATCGCATCGGCCGTCTTCAGCCGAACGCCCAGCTTTCGCGCATTGCCCTCCAGAACATGCCCCTGACCCGTGTCGAACAAAACCCGCTTCGACCCCAACTCGATCCAGAACGACAGACCATGCTCACCCAGCAGGCCGCGGCCGCCCGCCGTGTTCTCCACCAGAACCGTAACGCGACGCTCAGCCACCCGCCTTCACTCCCTGCGCCACACACGCCAATGCCTGACGAATGTCCTTGACCAGCCGTTCCGGCGGATCGATCCCGATCGACAGCCGAACCGTGTTCTTCCGAACCCCGAACGTCGTCCGCCGCTCCGGCGGCAGATACAGCATCGTCGTCAGATACGGAATGCAGATCAGCGACTCCGTCGCCCCCAGACTCACCGCGTGATAAATGTTCTGCAACGCCGCCACGAACCGCTTGGCGTCCTCCTCGTCCTCGCCCACGTCGAACGCCAGCATCCCGCCGAACCCCCGACGCATCTGGCGCGCCGCCACCGCGTGGTTCGCGTGACCCTCCAGCCCGGGATACGACAGCCCCGAAATCTTCGGCTGACCCGCCAGAAACTCCGCCACCGCCTGCGCCGCCCGCGCCATCGCCTCCGCCCGCAGCTCGAACGTCTTGAGCCCGCGATCCAGCAGAAACGCCGAGTACGCGTCCAGCGTCGTCCCGATCGCCTGCCGCGTAAACCACAGCCGGTTGTAGTCCTCCTTCGACCCCGCGATCGCACCCGCCATCAGATCGTTGTGGCCGCCCAGCGCCTTCGTCGCGCTGTGCACCACCAGATCCGCCCCCAACGCCAGCGGATTCTGATGGTACGGCGTCGCGAACGTGTTGTCCACCACCACCATCGCGCCCACCGCCGACGCCGCCTTCCGAACCGCCGCCACGTCGATCACCTTGCACAGCGGATTCGTCGGCGTCTCCAGAAAAATCATCCGCGTGTTCGACCGAAGATGCTCGCCGATCCGCACCGCGTCATCGGCGTCCACCCACGTGATCTCCACCCCCATCCGCTCCAAAATCAGCGACACCTTGTAGTTCGCCCCGTACGTGTCGTGAAAAATCAACAGATGGTCGCCCGCCTTCAGGTACGTCAAATACACCATCGTGCACGCCGCCATCCCGCTCGTGCACACCACGCAGTCCTCCGCCCCCTCCAGCGCGGCGATCTTCCGCTCCACCTCGCGAACCGTCGGATTGTCGTCCCGATGATACGTATACCCGTCGATCTCCCCGTCGGTGATCTGCCGAAGCACCTCGAACGAAAGGTACTCGTAGTTCACCGCGTTCACGATCGGCGTCACCATCGGCCGGTTGCGTACGGAGTCAATGGATCAGGAGCCATATCACGTGTTTCCTTTTTCATCAATACACCCGTCGCCCGCGGGCCCGGCGGCTTCCCTGTCCGCCAACTCCCGCTCCACGCGACGCACCGTCGCCTCCAGATCGTACCGCAACGCCTCACGCGCTTCCACCGTCAACTCGCCGTGCCACAGCAGAACCAGACTCTCCGAGAGTCGCAACGGCTCGGGCCGGTCGGCCTCCATCGGACCATAGCCCGCCAGAAAGTGGCGGCGAGGCCCCAGAACCTGCGCAAAATACGCCCGACGAAGACCCCACGCCTCGCACAGCCTCCGGCATTCAACCTCCAACGCCCGTTTCGTCGTCTCCGAAATCATTTCAAAAATGCAGATCCCTCCGCGATTCACGCTCCATCCGCTCCAGATGCGCCCGAACCTTCGGAGCCAGCGCGGACGCGTTCGCCTCCAGCCATTCCAGGTACCGCGGAATGATCGTCTCCCGCCCGATCCGCCGAACCGGCTCCGTGGCGTAGTCCGCCAGATACTCCTCAAACGTCAGAATCCCGTTGGCGACGCAGAAATTCTTCACCGTCGCGTGCTTCGCCAACGGCATGAAGTTCGCCCCCGTCCGGCCCTCGCGATACCCAGCCGTGCAGAACGACGGCAGATACCCTTCCCGGCACAAATCAAGAATGAAATCGTCCAGGCTGCGGGTGTCCGCCAGCATGAACTGCTGCCGGTCCGGAACGTGCTCGCGATCCATCTCCGCGTAGCCGCCCACCGCGATCCGCGAACCGGCGTCCATCTGCGAAACCCCGCCCTGGCGAATCACCTCCCGCCGCAGCTCCGGCCGCTCCTGCGCCGTCAGAATCGATCCCGTGTACGGGCACATCAGCCGGATGACCGCCACGATCTTGCGAAAATCATCGTCGCTGACCCGGTGGGGCGACCCGGTGGCGATCGGCGTGTTGAGCGCCGGCTCCAGCCGAGGATACGAAATGGTGTGCGGGCCCACCCCGAACGCCTGCTCCAACGCCATCGCGTGATACAACAATCCCAGCAGCTCGAACCGCCAGTCGTACAAACCGAACAAAACCCCCAACGCCACGTCGTCGATGCCCGCCTCCTGCGCGCGGTGCAGCGAGAAAACACGCCAGTCAAACTCCCCCTTCAGCGTCCCGGCCGGATGCAGCTTCCGGTACGTCGGGCGATGGTACGTCTCCTGGAACACCTGGTACGTCCCGATCCCCACCGAACGAACCGCCTTGTACTCCTCCACGAACAACGGCGCCGCGTTCACGTTCGCCCGGCGAATCTCTCCCGGTCCGCTCTTGACCTGATACGCCGCCTCCACCGTGCGGCACATGTACTCGCAGTCGCTCGCCGGATGCTCGCCGTAGACCATGATCAGCCGCTTGTGACCCGCCCGCACCAGCGCCGTCAACTCCGCCCGCAGCTCCGCCATGTCCAGCGTGCGCCTCTGAACGTCCCTGTTGCCGCTGCGGAACCCGCAATACGCGCAGTTGTTGACGCACGGGCTCGATACGTACAACGGGGCAAACAGAACGATACGATTGCCGTACACCGTCCGCTTGATCCAGTCCGCCGTCTCGAAAACCGCCTGCCAGAGCTGCGGATCCTGCACGTTCGCCAGCACGGCCACGTCCTCGGGGCTCAGCAAGGCCCCGCTCGTCGCGTTCTGCCGGGCCTTCGCCAGAATGTCCTCCACCGTCTTCGGCTCGCTTGACCGATGACGAACCAGCAACTCCTCAATCGCGGCCTCGTCGATGAAGTCCTCGTACGACCGCCGATCCTCCCATCGCCGGACCCGCTCAAGCCGCTCTTCCTGCCACGTCCTCTCGCCGGCTTCCAACGTGCTCATCACTGCTCCGTCTCTCCCGCATGCTCCCCTTCCGGAAAAACCATCGCTTCCGCGAATTCCATCTGAAAGTCCATGTCCACCGACAACTCCACGTGACGCGTCCGCCGCGCCAGCTCCTCCGCGTGACGCCGGGCGCTCACCGACAGCAGCACCCAACGCGCTCCCGCCAGCGAAACGTTCCCCACGTAGTGAATCCGCCGATGGTCGATCTCCTGCGGAATCAGCCCGATCCGCTGCGCCTGGTTTCGCCGGATGAAACTCCCGAACCCGCCCGCGATCAGCACCGATTTAAGGTCCGACGCCTTTAATCCCGCCTGACGCAACAAAATCGAAATCCCCGCCCGAATCGCCCCGCAGCCCAACTGCAGCTCGCGAACGTCCCGCTGCGTCAACGTGATCGCCCGGTGGCTCGTCCCGATCTCCGGTTCGGCCAGCACAAACTCCGTCCGCCCGTCACCGTCCTGCTGCACCCGACCGGCCAGCGAGGCCGACAGACCCGCCGGCAGCTCATCCGCCGGCCGCAGACGCCCCTCCGGCGAGACGATCCCCTGACGCAGCAACTCCGCCGCCAGATCGATCAGCCCGCTTCCGCAGACGCCCGTCGGCGCCGCGTTCCCGATCACGCCCAACTGAACGTCGCCGTCCAGCACCACCTTCTCGATCGCACCGCGAGTCCCGCGCATCCCGCAACTGATCCGCGCCCCCTCAAACGCCGGACCCGCCGCCGTCGATGCCGCCAGCAACTGCCCGTCGTGCATCAATACGATCTCGCCGTTCGTGCCGATGTCCACCATCAGCACCGGCCCTTCCTGCGCGTCGATCTGAGTCGCCAGCATGCCCGCCACCGTATCGCCGCCCACGAACCCCCCGATCACCGGAAACACGTACACCGAACCGTGCGGATTGATCGGCACCTCCAGATCGCGCGCCGATAGCAGCAGACCGCGGGCGTACGCCGGTGCGAACGGCACCTCGCCCAACTGCGACGGGTCCACCCCGCACAGCAGGTGCTGCATCGTCGTGTTGCCGGCAAACGCCGCCTCGTAAATGTGCTGCGGATCCACCCCCGACTCCTGGCTCAACGCCTCGATCATCCGGCCCGCCTCCTCGATCACCGCCCGCCGCAACTCGTCCAGGCAGTGATGGCACGAAGCCGAATGCTTGATCCGCGACAGCACGTCATCCCCGAAACTCACCTGCGGATTCATCCGCGACACCGTCGCCACCTCCGCGCCCGATCCCAGATCCAGCAGCGACGCCACCATCGTCGTCGTCCCGATGTCGAACGCGACGCCGAAACACTGCCCCGTCGTATCGCCCGCCTCGAAATCGACCAACTGACCGTCCGAGAGCACCGCCGTACCCTTGAAACCCTGATCGCGAAGCCGCCGCGGCGCCAACCGCAGCATCGCCAGCCCAACCTTGAACGGACCCGTCGCACCCTCGAGCCGAAGCAGGTCCGGCACGTCGTCCTCCAACGTCGGCGGCGTCAGCTCCACGTACACCTTGCGAATCGGAGGAAGAAGCTCCCGCGGCCCGCCCACCGTCGAACTCCCCAGAATCTGATGGTCGCCGCCGAACAGCGACGCCGACGGAACCTCGATCACCATGTCCCCTCGCACCCGATTCTGACACGCCAGCCGCCAACCGCCGTCCAGCTCCTTGGCGGAAAAAACCCGCCGATCCGCCTGCGTCGGCGCCTCCGCCCCGCGTACCACCTGCACGCGGCACTTCCCGCACGTCCCAACCCCGCCGCACGGCGTGTCAACGATCAATCCCGCCCCGGCCGCCGCCTCCAACAAAGTCGTCTCCGGCAAAACCGACACGCTCCGACCCTGCGGCTGAAATGTCACTCTATGCTGACTGCTCGACATCGCTGTTTCCTTCCGACGGCCCGATCGACGGGCACGCGTTTGAAGCCTTCAAAACCAGAACAACCTCGTGGTCATGGGCAACGCCCTTGAACGCGTTGCCGACCGCCGCCAGTACCTCATCCACCCCACCCGCCAGCGTCGTGCTCATCGCGCCCTCACGCACCGTCAAATCGTCCCCCTTCAGCTCGTCCACGAAACGGCGAATCACCCCGCCCACCGCATCGGTGCGAAGGGGATACAGACTCATCTCAGCCTGCACCTTCATCGTCGGACCTCCGCGACAATTAGTGGCCCTTCAAGCCCGTTCCGCGACCGCCGGTCCCGCCCGCAACTGGCCGACGCAACCATCCGAACCCCTCCATACGGCGACAACAGCCGTCGCAACTCCGCCGGAGCAAACAGACGACCGAAAACGTACGGCGACTTCCCCTTCGCCAGCCGACGCCGATTCAACGGCGATAGCCGATTCAATACCCCAACCACCAAACTCCCGCCCGGTCGCACGCATCGGGCCATCTCCCGCACCGCCAACGCCGGATCGCCCACGAACTCCAGTGTGGCCATCGCCGCCGACACGTCGAACGCCCCGTCCTCAAACGGCAGCGCGCACGCGTCACCAACCTCAAACCGACACCCGCCAGCCGATCCTCGCGCCACCGCGATCATCTCCGCCGACACGTCCACGCCAACCACCTCGTAACCCATCGACGCAAAAAACGAACACCAATGCCCGGTTCCGCAGCCGACCTCCAACAGCCGCTGACCGGGCCGCGCCCGCTGCAGCAGATGCCGCACATCCCACTTCTGCACCCGGTCGTACGCTCGACCAGCCGGCGTATCGTACCACCGATCGTATTCGCGCGCCAACACGCCAAAATCGAACAACGTTGAGCAAGACCGAGCCTTCATCTCTGGCATCACGCCTTCTCGCCGACCAGCGCATCCTTCACCGCACTCCACACCGCCCGGATATCGGCGGCGCAGCCGTCCTCCTGGTACTCCACCACCGCCTGCCCGGCGATCTGGGCCTGCGTGACCGCCCGATCGTACCGAACCCAGCCCGCTGACTCAATCCCCCGCTCCCGCGCCGCCCGCTCAATCTCCTCGGCCACCTCCGGGTTCAAATCCCACTTGTTCACGCACACCAACGCCGCAACGCCGAAGTGCCGCGTCAAATCCGCCACCCGATTCATGTCGTGCAAACCGCTCAGCGTCGGCTCCGTCACCACCAGCACCATATCCACCCCGCCGATCGACGCGATCACCGGACATCCGATCCCCGGCGACCCGTCGATGATGATCAAATCCCGCTTCCGCTCCTCCGCCACCTCCCGAGCCTGCTTGCGAACCGTGCTCACCAGCTTGCCCGAATTCTCCTCCGCCACCCCCAGCTTCGCGTGGACCATCGGCCCGAAACGCGTCTCCGATACGTACCACTCGCCGTTGACCGCCGGACCGAAATCGATCGCCTTCGTCGGACAAAACCACGCACAGACCCCGCAGCCCTCGCACGCCACCGGGTCGATCCGATACGTCCGACCGATCACGTCGTTGGCCGGACCGTCAAACTCCACCGCTCCAAACCGGCACAGATCCAGACACTTTCCGCACCCGGCGCACTCCTCCGCGATCACCCGCGCACGCTTCCCGCCCGAAAACGGCTCGCAACGCCGGACCGTCGGCGACAGCACCAAGTGCAGGTCCGCTGCGTCCACGTCGCAGTCCGCCAGAACCGCTCCCTCAGCCAACGCCGCGAACGACGCCACCACCGACGTCTTACCCGTCCCGCCCTTGCCGCTGATCACCACCAGTTCCTTCACCTTCGATTCCATCGGCTCGCTATCCTTCGCACAATGCGTTGTCAAACATCCTGCGCCCGCCTGGACCAACACCTCAGCGGCTACAGAAAACCATCGAAAAACTCCTCGCGACACCAGCACCAGTAACCCCACGCGCTGTCCCGCTGATGCTTCTCGTCCGTCGTGCCCTCCGACGAAACGCCCACGCGACCCAACTCGTCGCACGCCTCGCCGCGACTCAAAAAACGATACGCGCAATGAATCAGCCGAAACCGCTCCGCCGCCCCCTTATCCTGAGGATTCGCGTCCGGATGGTGCGCCAGACTCGCCCGCCGATACGCCTGACGGATCGCCGCCGCGTCGGCCTCCTCCGAAACACCCAGAACGGCACGCGCCTTCCGCTCACGCTCACGCAACCGCTCGATGTCCGCCTGCCAGTCCTTCTCAGCCACGACCGACCGTCCTTTCCTCCAGCCGATCCAGCAAGCCCTCGTACAGCCGCCGGTACTCCGGCAACGCGTCGCACACCATCTCCCCGCGCGAATACGCCTCCGCGATCCGCCGGTCGTCCGGAATCTCAGCCAGGACCTCAATCCCCTCCGCCGCACAGTACACGCTCGTCTGCGCGTCCCCGCTGTCCGACCGGTTGATCACCACCCCGAACGGCCGCTCCAACGCCCGAACCATCTCCACCGCCAGCTTCAAATCCCACAGACCGAACGGCGTCGGCTCCGTCACCAGCACCGCGAAATCCGCGTCCCGAATCGTCTCGATCACCGGACACGACGTCCCCGGCGGCGCGTCGAAAATCACCACCTCCGCCGACGGACCCGCCTGCTTCACCTGCCGAATCAACGGCGGACTCATCGCCTCCCCCACGTTCAGTACGCCGTGCA
Above is a window of Phycisphaerae bacterium DNA encoding:
- a CDS encoding pyridoxamine 5'-phosphate oxidase family protein; the protein is MASLPSEVREAWEDREGPVVLATVDEGGVPNAIYATCVGVFGEDRLVVADNYFDKTRRNILRGGKGSLLFITKDGKAYQVKGTLEYHRRGEVFDAMKQWNPAKHPGHAAAALKVEEAYSGARKIV
- a CDS encoding NUDIX domain-containing protein; amino-acid sequence: MATYAQELRALVGVRRLLLPGVRAVIVNDRNEVLLQRRTDGDCWGLPGGCVELDETALEALDREVLEETGLRVRRAEPMALYSGRRQRFSYPNGDQVQAFAVAFVVREWTGRPVADGIEGSQVRFWPVDGLPENLAAIHVGTLADFRRYRGQFLLSDGSDTE
- a CDS encoding MBL fold metallo-hydrolase, translating into MAERRVTVLVENTAGGRGLLGEHGLSFWIELGSKRVLFDTGQGHVLEGNARKLGVRLKTADAIVLSHGHYDHTGGLVGVLKAAGRVRVFAHPVAFAGKYGRNPDGSGRDIGMPSREDPDLRERAELVWTEGPTEVLEGLRLTGPVPRVTDFEDTGGAFFTDSACTDPDLLVDDQSAFIETASGTVVVLGCAHAGVINTLRYIRELTGDRPIDTVMGGMHLLSAGARRMARTVEELGRLGVRRLMPCHCTGFEAAAWLWREFPGGCSACPVGTVLALED
- a CDS encoding aminotransferase class I/II-fold pyridoxal phosphate-dependent enzyme encodes the protein MVTPIVNAVNYEYLSFEVLRQITDGEIDGYTYHRDDNPTVREVERKIAALEGAEDCVVCTSGMAACTMVYLTYLKAGDHLLIFHDTYGANYKVSLILERMGVEITWVDADDAVRIGEHLRSNTRMIFLETPTNPLCKVIDVAAVRKAASAVGAMVVVDNTFATPYHQNPLALGADLVVHSATKALGGHNDLMAGAIAGSKEDYNRLWFTRQAIGTTLDAYSAFLLDRGLKTFELRAEAMARAAQAVAEFLAGQPKISGLSYPGLEGHANHAVAARQMRRGFGGMLAFDVGEDEEDAKRFVAALQNIYHAVSLGATESLICIPYLTTMLYLPPERRTTFGVRKNTVRLSIGIDPPERLVKDIRQALACVAQGVKAGG
- the hydG gene encoding [FeFe] hydrogenase H-cluster radical SAM maturase HydG encodes the protein MSTLEAGERTWQEERLERVRRWEDRRSYEDFIDEAAIEELLVRHRSSEPKTVEDILAKARQNATSGALLSPEDVAVLANVQDPQLWQAVFETADWIKRTVYGNRIVLFAPLYVSSPCVNNCAYCGFRSGNRDVQRRTLDMAELRAELTALVRAGHKRLIMVYGEHPASDCEYMCRTVEAAYQVKSGPGEIRRANVNAAPLFVEEYKAVRSVGIGTYQVFQETYHRPTYRKLHPAGTLKGEFDWRVFSLHRAQEAGIDDVALGVLFGLYDWRFELLGLLYHAMALEQAFGVGPHTISYPRLEPALNTPIATGSPHRVSDDDFRKIVAVIRLMCPYTGSILTAQERPELRREVIRQGGVSQMDAGSRIAVGGYAEMDREHVPDRQQFMLADTRSLDDFILDLCREGYLPSFCTAGYREGRTGANFMPLAKHATVKNFCVANGILTFEEYLADYATEPVRRIGRETIIPRYLEWLEANASALAPKVRAHLERMERESRRDLHF
- a CDS encoding DUF4445 domain-containing protein yields the protein MSSSQHRVTFQPQGRSVSVLPETTLLEAAAGAGLIVDTPCGGVGTCGKCRVQVVRGAEAPTQADRRVFSAKELDGGWRLACQNRVRGDMVIEVPSASLFGGDHQILGSSTVGGPRELLPPIRKVYVELTPPTLEDDVPDLLRLEGATGPFKVGLAMLRLAPRRLRDQGFKGTAVLSDGQLVDFEAGDTTGQCFGVAFDIGTTTMVASLLDLGSGAEVATVSRMNPQVSFGDDVLSRIKHSASCHHCLDELRRAVIEEAGRMIEALSQESGVDPQHIYEAAFAGNTTMQHLLCGVDPSQLGEVPFAPAYARGLLLSARDLEVPINPHGSVYVFPVIGGFVGGDTVAGMLATQIDAQEGPVLMVDIGTNGEIVLMHDGQLLAASTAAGPAFEGARISCGMRGTRGAIEKVVLDGDVQLGVIGNAAPTGVCGSGLIDLAAELLRQGIVSPEGRLRPADELPAGLSASLAGRVQQDGDGRTEFVLAEPEIGTSHRAITLTQRDVRELQLGCGAIRAGISILLRQAGLKASDLKSVLIAGGFGSFIRRNQAQRIGLIPQEIDHRRIHYVGNVSLAGARWVLLSVSARRHAEELARRTRHVELSVDMDFQMEFAEAMVFPEGEHAGETEQ
- a CDS encoding class I SAM-dependent methyltransferase; this translates as MLAREYDRWYDTPAGRAYDRVQKWDVRHLLQRARPGQRLLEVGCGTGHWCSFFASMGYEVVGVDVSAEMIAVARGSAGGCRFEVGDACALPFEDGAFDVSAAMATLEFVGDPALAVREMARCVRPGGSLVVGVLNRLSPLNRRRLAKGKSPYVFGRLFAPAELRRLLSPYGGVRMVASASCGRDRRSRNGLEGPLIVAEVRR
- a CDS encoding 4Fe-4S binding protein; amino-acid sequence: MKELVVISGKGGTGKTSVVASFAALAEGAVLADCDVDAADLHLVLSPTVRRCEPFSGGKRARVIAEECAGCGKCLDLCRFGAVEFDGPANDVIGRTYRIDPVACEGCGVCAWFCPTKAIDFGPAVNGEWYVSETRFGPMVHAKLGVAEENSGKLVSTVRKQAREVAEERKRDLIIIDGSPGIGCPVIASIGGVDMVLVVTEPTLSGLHDMNRVADLTRHFGVAALVCVNKWDLNPEVAEEIERAARERGIESAGWVRYDRAVTQAQIAGQAVVEYQEDGCAADIRAVWSAVKDALVGEKA
- a CDS encoding J domain-containing protein — its product is MRERERKARAVLGVSEEADAAAIRQAYRRASLAHHPDANPQDKGAAERFRLIHCAYRFLSRGEACDELGRVGVSSEGTTDEKHQRDSAWGYWCWCREEFFDGFL
- a CDS encoding P-loop NTPase, with protein sequence MKIAIASGKGGTGKTTVATNLAKTVSSRGRSAAYIDCDVEEPNGHVFLKPSIEETRLVHRQIPEVEADRCTSCGQCAKICQYSAIVCLGGKPLVFPELCHGCAGCWLVCKAGAISPGNREIGQLAIGRSDGVAFVHGVLNVGEAMSPPLIRQVKQAGPSAEVVIFDAPPGTSCPVIETIRDADFAVLVTEPTPFGLWDLKLAVEMVRALERPFGVVINRSDSGDAQTSVYCAAEGIEVLAEIPDDRRIAEAYSRGEMVCDALPEYRRLYEGLLDRLEERTVGRG